A single region of the Nitrosomonas sp. Is79A3 genome encodes:
- the atzF gene encoding allophanate hydrolase, protein MGKLLPLGDIATLLESYARNEHSPTQLVETIHAEIQNDPDHVWISTLPLESLRDYARKVEAEGMTSLPLYGVPFAIKDNIDLAELPTTAACPAFAYTPSGNATVVQRLINAGAIPIGKTNLDQFATGLNGTRSPYGACRNAFNPTYISGGSSSGSAVAVAKGQVCFSLGTDTAGSGRVPAAFNNLIGYKPTIGWLSAHGMVPACRSLDTVSLFTLTAADAARILTISAGYDAADIYSRKREGHGFNFGTAAHFRFAIPSKQQLQFFGNRDSDRLFNEAVVQVQKLGGEAIEIDFEPFLEAARLLYEGPWIAERYAAIQSFYELHDEQIIAPVREIIATAKQRSAADAFNGFYQLRRIKQEADQIWAKVDCLMTPTAGTIYSIQAMQQDPIRLNTNLSYYTNFMNLLDYAAVAVPAGFQRDGLPFGITLAAPPHQDEPLLQLAHRLQQAYSFPLGATGITFPSSVHFPGVSLSSQVRIVVCGAHLSGLPLNEQLTSHRGRLIATTTTSSDYRLYALPGNPPLRPGLIRVNKNAQGVPIEVEVWELPARELGSFVANIPAPLGIGSITLANGDTLPGFLCEHYAIENAADISYSGGWRNYLRQLAGS, encoded by the coding sequence ATGGGAAAGCTTTTACCGCTTGGTGACATTGCAACTTTGCTGGAAAGCTATGCGCGCAATGAACACTCACCGACTCAGTTGGTTGAAACAATTCATGCCGAGATTCAGAATGATCCCGATCATGTCTGGATTTCTACGCTCCCGCTGGAATCATTGCGCGATTATGCCCGCAAAGTGGAAGCTGAAGGTATGACGTCTCTCCCGCTGTATGGCGTACCCTTCGCTATCAAAGATAATATTGATCTGGCAGAGTTACCCACAACGGCAGCTTGTCCAGCGTTTGCCTACACACCCTCTGGCAATGCAACTGTCGTGCAAAGATTGATCAATGCAGGTGCCATCCCGATTGGCAAAACCAACCTCGATCAATTCGCCACCGGATTAAATGGTACACGATCGCCGTATGGCGCTTGCCGGAACGCATTCAATCCCACTTATATTTCCGGCGGCTCCAGTTCAGGTTCGGCTGTCGCTGTAGCCAAGGGACAGGTATGTTTCAGCCTCGGCACCGATACCGCCGGTTCAGGCAGGGTTCCCGCTGCATTTAACAACCTGATCGGATATAAACCTACCATAGGCTGGCTCTCGGCGCATGGCATGGTCCCGGCCTGCCGTTCCCTGGATACGGTATCCCTCTTCACCTTGACTGCTGCAGATGCGGCTCGCATCCTGACAATCTCTGCCGGTTACGACGCAGCCGATATCTATTCCAGGAAAAGAGAAGGACACGGCTTCAACTTTGGCACGGCAGCCCATTTCCGCTTTGCTATTCCGAGCAAGCAGCAGCTACAGTTTTTCGGTAATCGCGACAGCGATCGATTGTTTAACGAAGCGGTAGTCCAGGTGCAAAAACTGGGTGGAGAGGCCATTGAAATAGATTTTGAGCCATTCCTCGAAGCCGCTCGCCTTCTTTACGAAGGCCCTTGGATAGCCGAACGTTATGCGGCAATTCAATCATTCTATGAGTTGCATGACGAGCAGATCATTGCGCCAGTCCGTGAAATCATCGCAACCGCGAAACAACGCTCGGCTGCAGATGCATTCAATGGATTCTATCAATTGCGCCGGATTAAACAGGAAGCAGATCAGATTTGGGCAAAGGTTGATTGTTTAATGACTCCAACGGCCGGTACGATCTATTCCATTCAAGCCATGCAGCAAGATCCTATTCGTTTGAATACTAATCTGAGCTACTACACGAACTTCATGAATTTGCTCGACTATGCTGCAGTTGCCGTCCCTGCTGGTTTTCAGAGAGACGGACTGCCTTTTGGCATAACGCTGGCAGCACCGCCCCATCAGGATGAACCCTTGCTACAACTTGCTCACCGTTTGCAGCAAGCTTATTCATTCCCGCTGGGTGCAACTGGCATTACGTTTCCCTCCAGTGTCCACTTTCCTGGTGTTTCTCTATCGAGTCAGGTTCGTATTGTTGTCTGTGGTGCGCATTTATCCGGTTTGCCATTAAATGAGCAGTTGACTAGCCACCGGGGTCGATTAATCGCAACGACCACCACTTCATCAGACTATAGACTCTACGCATTACCAGGCAACCCGCCACTACGCCCTGGGTTAATTCGCGTAAACAAAAATGCGCAGGGTGTCCCGATTGAAGTGGAGGTTTGGGAGCTACCAGCCCGCGAATTGGGGAGTTTTGTAGCCAATATTCCAGCGCCGCTGGGAATCGGCTCGATAACCTTGGCAAACGGTGACACCCTACCAGGTTTCCTCTGCGAACATTATGCCATCGAAAATGCTGCAGATATCAGTTACTCGGGTGGATGGCGCAACTACCTGCGACAATTGGCTGGCTCATAA
- a CDS encoding thiopurine S-methyltransferase, protein MAQLPATIGWLIMQKEYWLDRWERKDTGFHQNEINPYLSQFWQSLQLAPGSAVLVPLCGKSRDMLWLHQQGHTVLGVELSIVAAQAFFTENGLTPQCSVHDRFTHLEANDMHILCGDFFDLRENDIAKVTAVYDRAALIALPPEMHKRYTHHLLSILPPATQILLVTLDYPQYEMSGPPFAVSMDEVTLLYQPHAGITLLSQQDVLEQNPRFQDRGLSRLQENTILLKTLRKL, encoded by the coding sequence ATGGCGCAACTACCTGCGACAATTGGCTGGCTCATAATGCAGAAAGAATACTGGCTGGATCGTTGGGAACGGAAAGATACCGGTTTTCATCAGAATGAAATCAATCCGTATTTGAGTCAATTTTGGCAGAGCTTACAGCTTGCTCCGGGTAGTGCGGTGCTTGTGCCGCTGTGCGGCAAAAGCCGCGATATGCTTTGGCTGCATCAACAGGGGCATACGGTTCTGGGTGTCGAATTAAGTATCGTTGCAGCACAGGCATTCTTTACAGAGAATGGCCTGACACCTCAGTGCAGCGTGCATGATCGATTCACCCATCTGGAAGCAAATGACATGCACATTTTGTGTGGTGATTTTTTTGATTTGCGTGAAAATGATATAGCAAAAGTTACTGCGGTCTACGATCGCGCGGCATTAATCGCATTACCGCCGGAAATGCATAAACGCTATACGCACCATCTGTTGTCTATTCTTCCACCCGCAACGCAAATCCTGCTCGTCACACTCGACTACCCTCAGTACGAAATGTCCGGCCCGCCGTTTGCAGTTTCCATGGATGAAGTTACTTTACTCTATCAGCCGCACGCCGGAATCACGTTGTTGTCACAACAAGATGTGCTCGAACAAAATCCGCGCTTTCAAGATCGCGGCTTGAGCCGGTTACAGGAAAATACAATTTTGCTGAAAACATTGAGAAAGCTCTGA